One window from the genome of Candidatus Chlorohelix allophototropha encodes:
- a CDS encoding glycosyltransferase family 87 protein: MNLNSSIVSPTFSFALLCLFIVASISFYFSYTSQRNAVADFYIEWKGTQVALEGGNPYSNETTRLIQLGSKGRLVDPGEDQLAFVYPYWRILFNAPIAFLSYDLASAAWLGFLLTLYCGALYLLQRGLNWKPKSPAKNAFYYIAFIFAFPAFSSLMLGQAALLVTAFIGGVYYFLKKGATGTAGVLLALATVKPQLTLVLIPLLLIRALWRREWRFIIAFFITMGSLAGISFILFPAWLSEFIAVATRYPSYKPSLTAPAFAFVWLDGAVGTILGWLCWLLLACAGLWLWWRFTQVESDGVKPGLAYDLAFSSALILTLLLPPQTNISNPVLLVIPIGLLMSRASGRGFWSLALGIIVISWLIYFLFYNVAYGAVIIIPPVVVAILLFFNFRKALSELNANAN, encoded by the coding sequence TTGAATTTGAATTCTAGTATTGTTTCACCAACCTTTAGTTTTGCACTGCTCTGTTTATTTATAGTTGCTTCTATTTCTTTTTATTTTTCTTATACCTCCCAACGAAATGCAGTTGCCGATTTTTATATCGAGTGGAAGGGAACACAGGTTGCGCTGGAGGGCGGAAACCCTTACAGCAATGAAACGACACGTTTGATTCAGTTGGGCAGTAAAGGCAGGTTGGTTGATCCCGGAGAAGATCAACTGGCTTTTGTTTACCCGTACTGGAGAATCCTTTTTAACGCGCCCATCGCTTTTTTATCTTATGATTTGGCTTCAGCCGCTTGGTTGGGTTTTCTGCTGACACTATATTGTGGGGCTTTATATTTACTACAGCGTGGGCTGAATTGGAAGCCAAAGTCCCCTGCCAAAAACGCTTTCTACTATATAGCTTTTATATTTGCCTTCCCTGCTTTTTCCTCTCTGATGTTGGGACAAGCGGCTTTGCTGGTAACGGCGTTTATCGGTGGGGTTTATTACTTTCTCAAAAAAGGCGCAACCGGAACTGCGGGCGTTTTACTGGCGTTGGCTACGGTCAAACCTCAACTAACGCTGGTGCTAATTCCTTTATTGCTGATAAGAGCGTTGTGGAGACGTGAATGGCGTTTCATTATCGCCTTTTTCATTACAATGGGTTCGCTGGCAGGAATTTCATTTATATTGTTTCCCGCTTGGCTAAGCGAATTTATAGCGGTTGCAACGCGCTATCCTAGTTACAAGCCTTCTCTCACCGCTCCGGCTTTTGCATTTGTGTGGCTAGACGGGGCAGTAGGTACAATTCTAGGATGGCTTTGCTGGTTGCTGCTGGCATGCGCCGGATTATGGCTGTGGTGGCGTTTTACACAAGTAGAGTCTGATGGGGTAAAACCGGGTTTGGCTTATGACTTGGCTTTTTCAAGTGCCCTCATTCTTACACTGCTGCTACCGCCCCAAACCAATATCAGCAATCCCGTATTACTAGTAATACCTATTGGGCTGCTGATGAGCCGAGCAAGCGGGCGTGGATTCTGGAGTCTTGCGCTCGGAATTATTGTTATTTCATGGTTAATCTACTTTCTATTTTACAACGTGGCATATGGGGCAGTAATAATCATTCCGCCTGTAGTAGTAGCAATACTTTTGTTTTTCAACTTCAGAAAAGCGTTGTCTGAGCTTAACGCAAATGCAAATTGA